From a single Nitrogeniibacter mangrovi genomic region:
- a CDS encoding fructosamine kinase family protein yields the protein MSDTQDRDRIAFVESAIRDATGAAFRLIDLQPVHGGSIHDCYRAHGDRDTYFIKLGGHTCNDMFAAEADGLDALRGASPLYVPELVGHRADATHACLILEHVTLAPLQSAADGERAGEALAVLHADTSAQFGWHRSNFLGRTPLDNRWQAHWPQFLATARFAPLFAAAVAAGHVTLERKGRQLVERLPALFVDDATPASLLHGDLWHGNIGVRPDGTPTVFDPAVFRGDPEFDLAMTGLFGGFPSSFYAAYRRARPPRPGYEIRDRLYRCYHLLNHVVLFGHAYLRETVRQIDWLLACR from the coding sequence ATGTCTGACACCCAGGACCGGGACCGGATCGCGTTTGTCGAATCCGCGATCCGGGACGCCACGGGCGCAGCATTCCGACTGATCGATCTGCAGCCCGTCCACGGTGGCAGCATCCACGACTGCTACCGGGCTCATGGCGACCGCGACACCTATTTCATCAAGCTCGGCGGCCACACCTGCAACGACATGTTCGCGGCCGAAGCGGATGGCCTCGACGCCTTGCGCGGGGCGAGCCCGCTGTATGTGCCAGAGCTCGTCGGTCATCGCGCCGACGCAACGCACGCCTGCCTGATCCTCGAGCATGTGACGCTAGCCCCCTTGCAGTCCGCGGCGGACGGCGAACGCGCCGGCGAGGCCCTGGCGGTACTGCATGCCGACACCTCCGCCCAGTTCGGTTGGCACCGATCCAATTTTCTCGGGCGCACGCCGCTGGACAACCGGTGGCAGGCGCATTGGCCGCAATTCCTCGCCACCGCGCGCTTCGCGCCCCTCTTCGCGGCCGCCGTCGCTGCCGGTCATGTCACACTCGAACGCAAGGGGCGACAGCTGGTCGAGCGCCTGCCGGCCCTGTTCGTCGACGATGCGACACCGGCCTCCCTACTGCATGGCGACCTGTGGCACGGCAATATCGGCGTCCGACCGGATGGCACGCCGACGGTTTTCGATCCGGCCGTGTTCCGTGGGGATCCGGAATTTGATCTGGCCATGACCGGCCTGTTCGGCGGCTTCCCGAGCAGCTTCTATGCCGCCTACCGCCGCGCCAGGCCGCCACGCCCCGGCTATGAAATCCGCGACCGTCTCTATCGTTGCTACCATCTGCTCAACCATGTCGTCCTGTTCGGTCACGCTTACCTGCGCGAAACCGTCAGGCAGATCGACTGGCTGCTGGCCTGCCGATAA
- a CDS encoding serine/threonine-protein kinase: MERLGKYELRSLLGEGATSAVYLAWDPFAQREVAIKRIYPEVLRDPDRGRLYRHLLINEASLAGRLCHPHIAHIYDAMVDDDNGYVVMEYVPGGTLEQFCRPDALLPFDRVIEIIFKATRALDYAYHQGITHRDIKPANILMVSPEGQDIKLSDFGAALFTASDTTQISGVGSPAYMSPQQVREMPLTHQTDIYSLGVVMYQLLTGRLPFEATNNYSLLYRIANETPPTPATLRPEIPEELDAIVQRAMQKDLSERYETWVEFSHDLAHAFRNIGLATRKSALSETQKFQTLRSLTFFREFSDVEIWEVLRFSEWRFAQPGTVILKEGEPGDHFCFLARGEARVSKHGRLLHLLTPGDCFGEMAVFSAGSGVRTASVEASTEVEIITVRSRALQRASDACRMHFYKAFLEVLATRLSMTSARFANV, from the coding sequence GTGGAGCGCCTGGGCAAATACGAGCTGCGCAGCCTGCTGGGCGAAGGCGCCACCAGTGCGGTCTACCTGGCGTGGGACCCGTTCGCCCAGCGTGAAGTGGCCATCAAGCGGATCTACCCGGAGGTGCTGCGCGATCCGGACCGCGGGCGCCTGTACCGGCACCTGCTGATCAACGAGGCCTCCCTCGCCGGTCGCCTGTGCCACCCGCACATCGCCCACATCTACGACGCCATGGTCGACGACGACAACGGCTACGTGGTGATGGAGTACGTCCCCGGTGGCACGCTGGAGCAGTTCTGCCGCCCTGACGCACTGCTGCCCTTCGACCGGGTCATCGAGATCATCTTCAAGGCCACACGCGCGCTCGACTACGCCTACCACCAGGGCATCACCCATCGCGACATCAAGCCCGCGAACATCCTCATGGTCAGCCCCGAAGGGCAGGACATCAAGCTGTCCGATTTCGGCGCCGCGCTGTTTACCGCCTCCGACACCACCCAGATCTCCGGCGTCGGCTCCCCCGCCTACATGTCGCCCCAGCAGGTGCGCGAGATGCCGCTCACGCACCAGACCGACATCTACTCGCTCGGCGTGGTGATGTACCAGCTGCTGACCGGGCGACTGCCTTTCGAGGCCACCAACAACTACAGCCTGCTGTACCGCATCGCCAACGAGACGCCTCCCACCCCGGCCACGCTCCGCCCGGAGATCCCCGAGGAACTGGATGCCATCGTCCAGCGTGCGATGCAGAAGGACCTGAGCGAACGCTACGAGACCTGGGTCGAGTTCTCCCACGATCTGGCCCATGCGTTCCGCAACATCGGCCTGGCCACACGCAAGAGCGCCCTGTCGGAGACGCAGAAATTCCAGACCCTGCGCAGCCTGACGTTCTTCCGCGAATTCTCCGACGTGGAGATCTGGGAAGTGCTGCGCTTCTCCGAATGGCGCTTCGCCCAACCGGGCACCGTCATCCTCAAGGAAGGCGAGCCGGGCGACCACTTCTGCTTCCTGGCCCGTGGTGAAGCGCGCGTCTCCAAGCACGGCCGCCTGCTCCACCTGCTCACCCCCGGCGACTGCTTCGGCGAGATGGCGGTCTTTTCTGCCGGCAGCGGGGTGCGCACCGCCTCGGTGGAAGCGAGCACCGAGGTCGAGATCATCACCGTGCGCTCCCGCGCCCTCCAGCGCGCCTCGGACGCCTGCCGGATGCACTTCTACAAGGCCTTCCTCGAGGTGCTCGCCACCCGGCTGTCCATGACCAGCGCGCGCTTCGCCAATGTCTGA
- the argH gene encoding argininosuccinate lyase — MADQQNNRDDNSKAWSGRFSEPVSDLVMRYTASVFFDQRMAMQDIRGSLAHAAMLARQGIISTQDLADIERGMAQLRDEIERGEFQWSLQDEDVHLNIEKRLTALIGDAGKRLHTGRSRNDQVATDIRLWLRDAIDQILALLGHFQRALLDLAEANADTPLPGFTHLQVAQPVTFGHHLMAYCEMARRDAERFADCRKRVNRLPLGSAALAGTSYPIDREFVARELGFDEVCENSLDAVSDRDFAIEFCAASSLLMVHLSRLSEELILWMSPRVGFIDLADRFCTGSSIMPQKKNPDVPELVRGKTGRVNGSLITLLTLMKGQPLAYNKDNQEDKEPLFDTADTVIDTLRIYTDMIPGIRVKADAMRDALSQGFATATDLADYLVKKGVPFRDAHEVVARAVRAAETRGCDLPDLPLADLRAFSELIDEDVYQVLTVEGALGSRDHIGGTAPAQVRAAIGRARKRLG; from the coding sequence ATGGCAGATCAGCAAAACAACCGGGATGACAACAGCAAGGCCTGGTCCGGCCGCTTTTCCGAGCCCGTGTCCGACCTCGTGATGCGCTATACCGCGTCCGTGTTCTTCGACCAGCGCATGGCCATGCAGGACATCCGCGGCTCGCTGGCCCACGCGGCCATGCTAGCCCGCCAGGGCATCATCAGCACGCAGGATCTGGCGGACATCGAACGCGGGATGGCGCAGTTGCGCGACGAAATCGAGCGTGGCGAATTCCAGTGGTCGCTGCAGGACGAGGACGTGCATCTGAACATCGAGAAGCGCCTCACCGCCCTGATCGGCGATGCCGGCAAGCGCCTGCACACCGGGCGCAGCCGTAACGACCAGGTGGCCACCGACATCCGCCTGTGGCTGCGCGACGCCATCGACCAGATCCTCGCCCTGCTCGGCCACTTCCAGCGCGCCCTGCTCGATCTGGCCGAGGCCAATGCCGACACCCCGCTGCCGGGCTTCACCCACCTGCAGGTCGCCCAGCCGGTCACCTTCGGCCATCACCTCATGGCCTATTGCGAGATGGCCCGCCGCGACGCCGAACGCTTCGCCGACTGCCGCAAGCGGGTTAACCGCCTGCCGCTGGGCTCGGCGGCGCTGGCCGGCACCTCCTACCCCATCGACCGCGAATTCGTGGCGCGCGAGCTGGGCTTCGACGAGGTGTGCGAGAACTCCCTCGACGCCGTCTCCGACCGCGACTTCGCCATCGAATTCTGCGCCGCGTCCTCGCTGCTGATGGTGCACCTGTCCCGGCTGTCGGAGGAGCTGATCCTGTGGATGAGCCCGCGTGTGGGTTTCATCGATCTGGCCGACCGCTTCTGCACCGGCAGTTCGATCATGCCGCAGAAGAAGAACCCGGACGTGCCCGAACTGGTGCGTGGCAAGACCGGCCGGGTCAATGGCAGCCTCATCACCCTGCTCACCCTGATGAAGGGTCAGCCCCTGGCCTACAACAAGGACAACCAGGAAGACAAGGAACCGCTGTTCGACACCGCCGACACGGTGATCGACACCCTGCGCATCTACACCGACATGATCCCGGGCATCCGCGTCAAGGCCGACGCCATGCGCGACGCGCTGTCGCAGGGCTTCGCCACCGCGACCGACCTGGCGGACTATCTGGTCAAGAAGGGCGTACCCTTCCGCGACGCCCACGAAGTGGTCGCCCGTGCCGTGCGCGCCGCCGAGACCCGCGGCTGCGATCTGCCCGACCTGCCGCTGGCCGACCTGCGCGCCTTCTCCGAACTCATCGACGAGGATGTCTATCAGGTCCTCACCGTCGAAGGGGCGCTCGGCAGCCGCGACCACATCGGCGGCACCGCGCCCGCCCAGGTGCGCGCCGCCATCGGGCGCGCCCGAAAACGGCTGGGGTAA
- a CDS encoding sensor histidine kinase, with protein sequence MNRDPKGPYPGKRQSISQKLRALATPGTLPDFRNMGVILRVVLLVNALAALTVFIRVDAVDQWGAALLAMAGAVELPLFITVLLLYIGRPVMERLAPVRVWAVVAVLGLLVSLVTYPVFGAPSGEAVWRWCGWALLAAVAVMAYFDYLGRLYSPALTEARLHALTARIRPHFLFNSLNGVLGVIREDPRRAERVLEEIADMFRVLMKEHKELVPLDDEIDLCTRYLDVERLRLGDRLVVRWDLEFRPIAALVPPLLLQPLLENAVYHGIEPSPQPGDIAVRVARRGNEVLLEVSNPIVDTPRNQRGNRMAQANIRERLALFFDLEADMSIDRRGGRYTVRIRFPYRRVKS encoded by the coding sequence ATGAACCGCGACCCGAAGGGTCCTTACCCCGGAAAGAGGCAAAGTATAAGTCAAAAGCTCCGTGCGCTCGCCACCCCCGGCACCCTGCCCGATTTCAGAAATATGGGCGTCATCCTGCGGGTGGTCCTGCTCGTCAACGCGCTTGCCGCATTGACGGTATTCATTCGTGTCGACGCGGTCGACCAGTGGGGCGCCGCCTTGCTTGCGATGGCCGGTGCCGTCGAGCTGCCGCTGTTCATTACCGTGTTGCTGCTCTACATCGGCCGGCCGGTCATGGAGCGGCTCGCGCCGGTCCGGGTGTGGGCCGTGGTCGCCGTGCTCGGGCTGCTCGTATCGCTGGTCACCTATCCGGTCTTCGGTGCGCCTTCGGGTGAGGCGGTGTGGCGCTGGTGCGGTTGGGCCTTGCTGGCTGCGGTGGCGGTCATGGCCTATTTTGACTACTTGGGGCGGCTCTACTCGCCGGCCTTGACCGAAGCGCGGCTGCATGCGCTGACGGCGCGCATTCGCCCGCATTTCCTGTTCAACAGCCTCAACGGGGTGCTGGGTGTGATCCGGGAGGATCCGCGCCGGGCCGAACGGGTGCTGGAGGAGATCGCCGACATGTTCCGCGTCCTCATGAAGGAGCACAAGGAACTCGTGCCGCTGGACGACGAAATCGATCTGTGCACGCGCTATCTGGATGTGGAGCGCCTGCGCCTGGGGGATCGGCTGGTGGTGCGCTGGGACCTGGAGTTTCGGCCGATTGCCGCCCTGGTGCCGCCGCTGCTGCTTCAACCTTTGCTTGAAAATGCCGTCTACCACGGAATAGAACCGTCACCACAGCCCGGGGACATTGCCGTACGGGTCGCGCGCCGGGGCAACGAGGTGCTCCTGGAAGTGAGCAACCCGATTGTCGATACCCCGCGCAACCAGCGCGGCAACCGCATGGCCCAGGCCAACATCCGGGAGCGGTTGGCGCTGTTCTTCGATCTGGAGGCGGACATGTCGATTGACCGGCGTGGCGGACGCTACACGGTCCGGATCCGTTTCCCCTACCGGAGGGTGAAGTCATGA
- a CDS encoding LytR/AlgR family response regulator transcription factor, which yields MTQSELRILVVDDEAPARARLRDLLGDVRGEQPNRIVGFAANGEEALRLVDAETPDVVLADIRMPGMDGVALAEHLHERDHPPVVIFTTAYEQYAVQAFDLAVADYLVKPVRAARLTDALDKARRLCQRESSADGADKPLSVTERGRILLVPIASVLYLRAEQKYVTARTVEREYLLDESLVHLEETYPGRFLRIHRNCLVASDMIAGVEREANQGEGRWLVVLKDFDERLPISRRQWPTVKDILGL from the coding sequence ATGACGCAATCCGAGCTTCGCATTCTCGTCGTCGACGACGAGGCGCCTGCGCGCGCGCGGCTGCGGGACCTCCTGGGCGACGTGCGCGGCGAGCAGCCCAACCGCATCGTCGGATTCGCGGCCAACGGGGAAGAGGCCCTGCGCCTTGTCGATGCCGAGACGCCGGACGTGGTGCTGGCGGACATCCGCATGCCGGGCATGGATGGCGTGGCCCTCGCCGAGCACCTGCACGAACGTGACCACCCGCCGGTGGTGATCTTCACCACCGCCTACGAGCAGTACGCGGTGCAAGCCTTCGATCTGGCGGTGGCCGACTATCTGGTCAAACCGGTGCGCGCCGCGCGCCTGACCGACGCCCTCGACAAGGCCCGGCGCCTGTGTCAGCGCGAATCGTCGGCCGATGGTGCGGACAAGCCGCTGAGCGTGACCGAACGCGGTCGCATCCTCCTCGTGCCCATCGCCTCGGTCCTGTACCTGCGTGCGGAACAGAAGTACGTGACCGCCCGAACCGTGGAACGCGAGTATCTGCTCGATGAATCCCTCGTCCATCTGGAAGAGACCTATCCCGGGCGCTTCTTGCGGATCCATCGCAACTGCCTGGTGGCCAGCGACATGATCGCCGGGGTCGAACGGGAGGCGAATCAGGGCGAAGGGCGCTGGCTCGTCGTGCTCAAGGATTTCGACGAGCGCCTGCCGATCAGTCGGCGCCAGTGGCCGACGGTCAAGGATATCCTGGGTCTATAG
- the ppc gene encoding phosphoenolpyruvate carboxylase yields the protein MEHDKDLPLKEDIRLLGRLLGDTVRDQRGAAVFDIVERIRQLSVRFHRDEDEAARKGLDTTLDALSRDQSIDVVRAFSYFSHLANIAEDQHHIRRTRAHLIKGSAPREGNLAHAIERVFDEGASASDLGRFFDTALISPVLTAHPTEVQRKSILNCQNAIARLLDARDRMAMTPEETEASDAALRRAVLTLWQTRMLRTAKLSVIDEVANGLSYSQTTFLRELPHLYAKVEDTLAAHDDSRTTHELPAFLRIGSWIGGDRDGNPFVTAEVLTQTLAMQAETALGFYLEELHTLGSQLSLADRLVTTSDELRALSDASGDTSPHRADEPYRRALSGIYARLAATYRSLLGRTPARAAGHEAPPYADAAALEADLDIIHRSLHNNGSAPLGRGRLRQLRRAVKVFGFHLAPVDLRQNSDVHERLVAELLSIADPGVDYLALDEDARIARLLEEIGTVRPLYSPHVDYSEETASELAILFAARRAHHQYGAAALPNYIISKADGVSDVLEVALLLKEAGLLDPRRPALAMNIIPLFETIGDLQAAGRVMDRLLALPAYMALLASRDRAQEVMLGYSDSNKDGGFLTSGWELYKAEVELVQVFARHDVRLRLFHGRGGSVGRGGGPSYEAILAQPGGAVQGQIRLTEQGEVIGAKYGNPEVGRRNLEVLVAATLQATLRADDAPAPRPEFMDAMQQLSDHAFRAYRALVYETPGFERYFWESTVITEIADLNIGSRPASRKKSTAIEDLRAIPWVFSWAQCRLMLPGWYGFGSAVKAFLAEHPDDGMTLLQEMSRSWSFFSTTLSNMDMVLAKSDLAIASRYAALVRDDALRAAIFPRICAEHAATVEALLAITGQDELLAGNPLLRRSIRNRFPYLDPLNHVQVELLRRHRAGAEDERIRRGIHIAINGIAAGLRNSG from the coding sequence ATGGAACACGACAAGGATCTGCCCCTCAAGGAAGACATCCGCCTCCTCGGCCGCCTGCTGGGCGACACGGTGCGCGACCAGCGTGGCGCGGCGGTGTTCGACATCGTCGAGCGCATCCGCCAGCTGTCGGTGCGCTTTCACCGCGACGAGGACGAGGCCGCGCGCAAGGGGCTGGACACCACGCTCGACGCCCTCTCGCGCGACCAGAGCATCGACGTGGTGCGCGCCTTCAGCTACTTCTCCCATCTGGCCAACATCGCCGAAGACCAGCACCACATCCGCCGCACCCGCGCCCACCTGATCAAGGGCTCGGCGCCGCGCGAGGGCAACCTGGCCCACGCCATCGAGCGGGTCTTCGATGAAGGTGCGAGCGCATCCGACCTGGGCCGCTTCTTCGACACTGCGCTGATCAGTCCGGTGCTGACCGCCCACCCGACCGAGGTGCAGCGCAAGAGCATCCTCAACTGCCAGAACGCCATCGCCCGGCTGCTCGACGCCCGCGACCGCATGGCCATGACGCCGGAGGAGACCGAGGCCAGCGACGCCGCCCTGCGCCGCGCGGTGCTCACCCTGTGGCAGACGCGCATGCTGCGCACCGCCAAGCTGTCGGTGATCGACGAGGTGGCCAACGGCCTGTCCTACTCCCAGACCACCTTCCTGCGCGAACTGCCGCATCTGTACGCCAAGGTGGAAGACACCCTGGCCGCCCACGACGACAGCCGCACCACCCACGAGCTGCCGGCCTTCCTGCGCATCGGCAGCTGGATCGGCGGCGACCGCGACGGCAACCCCTTCGTCACCGCCGAGGTGCTGACCCAGACCCTGGCCATGCAGGCGGAGACCGCGCTCGGCTTCTATCTGGAGGAGCTCCACACCCTCGGCTCGCAGCTGTCGCTGGCCGACCGGCTGGTGACTACTTCGGACGAGCTGCGCGCCCTGTCCGACGCCTCGGGCGACACCTCGCCCCATCGGGCGGACGAGCCCTACCGACGTGCCCTGTCCGGCATCTATGCCCGCCTCGCCGCCACCTACCGCAGCCTGCTCGGCCGGACACCGGCGCGTGCGGCGGGCCACGAGGCGCCCCCGTACGCCGACGCCGCGGCGCTGGAGGCCGATCTCGACATCATCCATCGCTCGCTGCACAACAACGGCTCCGCCCCGCTGGGCCGGGGCCGGCTGCGTCAGCTGCGTCGGGCGGTCAAGGTGTTCGGCTTCCATCTGGCACCGGTGGACCTGCGCCAGAATTCGGACGTGCACGAACGCCTGGTGGCCGAGTTGCTGAGCATCGCCGATCCGGGCGTCGACTACCTCGCCCTGGACGAGGACGCGCGCATCGCGCGCCTGCTCGAGGAGATCGGCACGGTGCGCCCGCTGTACTCCCCTCATGTCGACTACAGCGAAGAGACCGCCAGCGAGCTGGCGATCCTGTTTGCGGCGCGTCGGGCGCACCACCAGTACGGCGCCGCAGCGCTGCCCAACTACATCATCTCCAAGGCCGACGGCGTCTCCGACGTGCTCGAGGTGGCCCTGCTGCTCAAGGAAGCGGGCCTGCTCGATCCGCGCCGGCCGGCCCTGGCGATGAACATCATTCCCCTGTTCGAGACCATCGGCGACCTGCAGGCCGCCGGCCGGGTCATGGACCGGCTCCTGGCCCTGCCCGCGTACATGGCGCTGCTCGCGTCCCGCGACCGGGCCCAGGAGGTCATGCTCGGCTACTCGGACAGCAACAAGGATGGCGGCTTCCTCACCTCCGGCTGGGAGTTGTACAAGGCCGAGGTGGAGCTGGTCCAAGTGTTCGCCCGTCACGATGTGCGCCTGCGCCTGTTCCACGGCCGCGGTGGTTCGGTGGGCCGCGGCGGCGGCCCCAGCTACGAGGCCATCCTGGCGCAGCCCGGCGGCGCCGTGCAGGGGCAGATCCGCCTCACCGAGCAGGGTGAGGTGATCGGCGCCAAATACGGTAACCCCGAGGTCGGCCGGCGCAATCTGGAAGTGCTCGTCGCCGCCACCTTGCAGGCCACCCTGCGTGCCGACGACGCGCCGGCCCCACGGCCGGAGTTCATGGACGCCATGCAGCAGCTCTCCGACCATGCCTTCCGCGCCTACCGTGCGCTGGTCTACGAGACCCCCGGCTTCGAGCGCTATTTCTGGGAATCGACGGTGATCACCGAGATCGCCGACCTGAACATCGGCTCCCGCCCGGCCTCGCGCAAGAAGAGCACCGCGATCGAGGACCTGCGTGCGATTCCGTGGGTGTTCAGCTGGGCCCAGTGCCGGCTGATGCTGCCCGGCTGGTACGGCTTCGGCAGCGCGGTCAAGGCCTTCCTCGCCGAGCACCCCGACGACGGCATGACGCTGCTGCAGGAGATGAGCCGCAGCTGGTCCTTCTTCTCGACCACCCTGTCCAACATGGACATGGTGCTGGCCAAGAGCGACCTGGCCATCGCCAGCCGCTACGCGGCGCTGGTGAGGGACGATGCCCTGCGCGCGGCGATCTTCCCGCGCATCTGCGCCGAGCATGCCGCCACCGTCGAGGCCCTGCTCGCCATCACCGGCCAGGACGAACTGCTCGCCGGCAACCCCTTGCTGCGCCGCTCGATCCGCAATCGCTTTCCCTATCTGGACCCGCTCAACCATGTGCAGGTCGAGCTCTTGCGCCGGCACCGCGCCGGCGCCGAGGACGAACGCATCCGGCGCGGCATCCACATCGCCATCAACGGTATCGCCGCAGGGTTGCGCAACAGCGGCTGA
- a CDS encoding thioredoxin fold domain-containing protein, which yields MASWLVAILAWVPGALFAQDGLTRPVDLRQEAALMRREKRPMLVLFSQANCSYCEKARAHYLGPMSRDAHWQGRALFRQIDLDSDAPLVGFDGTAQTHRGFAKAAGVSVTPTVVVFGPDGQALAPAIVGVSLPDFYGQYLEQAIEQARAAMAP from the coding sequence ATGGCGTCATGGCTGGTGGCGATTCTAGCATGGGTCCCCGGCGCGCTTTTTGCTCAGGACGGCTTGACCCGGCCGGTCGATCTGCGGCAGGAGGCGGCGCTGATGCGGCGCGAGAAGCGCCCCATGCTGGTGCTCTTCAGCCAGGCCAACTGTAGCTATTGCGAAAAGGCCCGGGCGCACTACCTGGGCCCGATGAGCCGCGACGCGCACTGGCAGGGCCGGGCGCTGTTCCGCCAGATCGATCTGGACTCGGACGCCCCCCTGGTGGGCTTTGACGGCACGGCGCAGACGCATCGCGGTTTCGCCAAGGCGGCCGGCGTGTCCGTCACCCCCACGGTGGTGGTGTTCGGACCCGATGGCCAGGCGCTGGCGCCGGCCATCGTCGGCGTCTCGCTGCCGGATTTTTATGGACAGTACCTGGAGCAGGCGATCGAGCAGGCGCGGGCGGCCATGGCCCCCTGA
- the hemC gene encoding hydroxymethylbilane synthase, with the protein MSQSQAAAQPPERIVIATRESRLALWQAEHVKARLEALYPGCTVELLGMTTRGDQILDRPLAKVGGKGLFVKELETALLDRRADIAVHSMKDVPMEMTDPFALVTISAREVPLDAFVSNRYASLDDLPPGAVVGTSSLRRESQLHANYPYLAVTSLRGNLDTRLRKLDEGQYDAIILAAAGLTRLGLSERIRGVLPAEVSLPAAGQGALGIEALSDRPEVAAWMAPLNDATTSACVRAERAVARALAGSCEVPLGAFAIEDDGQLWLRGFVARPDGSEFVRAERRGPLDAAEALGQALADELRAAGAAEILATL; encoded by the coding sequence GTGAGCCAGTCCCAAGCCGCTGCCCAACCGCCCGAGCGTATCGTCATCGCGACCCGAGAAAGTCGCCTTGCCCTGTGGCAGGCCGAACATGTCAAGGCGCGTCTCGAGGCATTGTATCCCGGCTGCACGGTGGAATTGCTGGGCATGACGACCCGCGGCGACCAGATTCTCGACCGGCCGCTGGCCAAGGTGGGTGGCAAGGGACTTTTCGTCAAGGAACTGGAAACGGCACTGCTTGACCGCCGCGCCGACATCGCCGTGCACTCGATGAAGGACGTGCCCATGGAGATGACGGATCCGTTCGCGCTGGTCACCATCTCGGCGCGGGAGGTGCCCCTCGACGCCTTCGTGTCGAACCGGTACGCGTCCCTCGACGACCTGCCGCCGGGCGCCGTGGTCGGCACCTCCAGTCTGCGCCGCGAGTCGCAGCTGCACGCCAATTATCCCTATCTGGCCGTCACCAGCCTGCGCGGCAACCTCGACACCCGTCTGCGCAAGCTCGACGAAGGCCAGTACGACGCCATCATCCTCGCCGCCGCGGGCCTGACCCGGCTGGGGCTGTCCGAACGCATTCGCGGCGTGTTGCCGGCCGAGGTGTCCCTGCCCGCGGCTGGGCAGGGCGCCCTGGGCATCGAGGCCTTGTCGGACCGGCCGGAGGTGGCCGCCTGGATGGCGCCGCTCAACGACGCGACCACCTCCGCCTGCGTGCGCGCCGAGCGTGCCGTGGCGCGTGCCCTGGCCGGCAGCTGCGAGGTGCCGCTGGGCGCCTTCGCCATCGAGGACGATGGGCAGCTGTGGCTGCGCGGATTCGTCGCCCGCCCCGACGGCAGCGAGTTCGTGCGTGCCGAGCGGCGCGGCCCCCTGGATGCGGCCGAGGCGCTCGGTCAGGCGCTGGCCGACGAGCTGCGTGCGGCCGGTGCCGCCGAGATTCTTGCCACGCTCTGA
- a CDS encoding uroporphyrinogen-III synthase: MSGASPLAGRRIVVTRPPSQADGLRRAIEARGGSAECIPVMLIEAMPASAERDALIDRLDTFSLAFFVSANAVRFGLEAVHARRQWPATLAVATVGPGSERALLDAGFDRVIAPHAGFDSEAVLALPEFAAAAVRGKGVVIFRGNGGRDLLGDTLTERGATVAYAACYRRVVPVQGGARLVGLAESIDAIVLTSSEGVDNLVHMVGDRLERLRAIPVICAHPRIAARASAAGFAQVVQTAPGDAGLIEGMEHYFQG; this comes from the coding sequence ATGAGCGGAGCTTCGCCCCTCGCCGGGCGCCGCATCGTGGTGACCCGGCCCCCCAGCCAGGCCGACGGGCTGCGGCGTGCGATCGAGGCGCGTGGCGGCTCCGCCGAATGCATTCCGGTGATGCTGATCGAGGCCATGCCCGCGTCGGCCGAGCGGGACGCGCTCATCGACCGGCTCGACACCTTCTCCCTGGCCTTCTTCGTCAGCGCCAATGCGGTCCGCTTCGGCCTCGAGGCGGTGCATGCGCGCCGGCAATGGCCGGCGACCCTGGCGGTGGCCACGGTCGGGCCGGGCAGCGAACGCGCGCTGCTCGACGCCGGCTTCGATCGGGTCATCGCCCCGCACGCCGGGTTCGACAGCGAAGCGGTGCTGGCGCTGCCGGAATTCGCTGCAGCGGCGGTTCGCGGCAAGGGCGTTGTCATTTTCCGTGGCAACGGCGGGCGCGATCTTCTGGGTGATACACTCACGGAACGTGGTGCCACGGTGGCGTATGCGGCCTGCTACCGGCGTGTCGTGCCCGTGCAGGGCGGGGCGCGACTGGTCGGGCTGGCCGAGTCCATCGATGCGATCGTGCTGACCAGCAGCGAGGGGGTGGACAACCTGGTCCACATGGTCGGCGACCGGCTGGAGCGCTTGCGCGCGATTCCGGTGATCTGCGCTCATCCGCGCATCGCGGCGCGTGCCTCGGCCGCCGGATTCGCCCAGGTGGTGCAGACCGCGCCCGGCGATGCCGGTCTGATCGAAGGCATGGAACATTATTTTCAGGGTTGA